Below is a genomic region from Lampris incognitus isolate fLamInc1 chromosome 2, fLamInc1.hap2, whole genome shotgun sequence.
AAAGCAAAGAAGTACTGATGGGCTAACTACTAGCTACTTCACAATGAAAAGAAGTTCAACCACAATTGCTCTCAAAGAACTGTAGCATGTGAAACTAAAACTACTTTGAAAAAGTAGTTCAACTACATCCAAACTGTGGAAAATGATCACAATCTGAGTCTGGAATCTCGTAGTTACACAGAGGTACAACTGAATTGACAAAGAGTAAAGTTTGACAGTGTTAAATTTAGTAACGAAGGCAGGTAAGACCTCACTTAGGCAGCCTGAGGGTATATTTTAAGGGGAGGACATTGAGGGACATAACTGAACTACATGTAGGtaactacagtgcatccggaaagtattcacaccccttcactttccccacattttgttatgttacagccttattccaaaattgattaaattcctttttttttctcatcaatctacacacaataccccataatgacaaagtgaaaaaggttttgtagaaatttttgcaaatttattaaaaataaaaaactgaaatattgcatctaCAGAAGTATTCacgccctttgctatgacactcaaaattgagctcaggttcatcctgtttccactgatcatcctcgagatgtttctacatcttgattggagtccaaccgtagtaaattcaattgattggacacgatttggaaaggcacacacctgtctatataaggtcccactgttgacagtgcatgtcagaccagaaaccaagccatgaaatcAAAAGGAATTTTCTGTGgaactccgagacaggattgtatcgaggcacagatctggggaagggtacaaaaaatttctactgctttgaaggtcctgaagagcacagtggtctcccatcattcgtaaatggaagaagtttggattcaccaggtctcttcctagagctggccgcccagccaaacagcAATCGGAGGagcagggccttggtcagggaggtgaccaagaacctgatggtcactctgacagagctccagccttcctctgtggagatgggagaacctttcaGAAGTACAACcaactctgcagcactccaccaatcaggcctttatggtagagtggccagacggaagcctctgctcagtaaaaggcacatgacagcccacttggagtttgccagaaagcacctaaaggactctgaaaccatgagaaacaagattctctggtctgatgaaaccaagattgaactctggcctgaatgccaaacgtcacgtctggaggaaaccaggcacctctcatcaccttgctaataccatccctacagtgaagcatggtggtggcagcatcatgctgtggggacgtttttcagcggcaggaactgggagactagtcaggatcaaggaaaagatgaatggagcaaagtacagagagatccttgatgaaagcctgctccagagcgctcaggacctcagactggggcgaaggtttaccgttcaacacgacaacgaccctaagcacacagccaagacagcgAAGgattggcttcgggacaagtctgtgaatgtccttgagtggcccagccagagcccagacttgaaccccattgaacatctctggaaagacctgaaaatagctgttcagtgacgctccccatctaaccttacagagctaaagaggctctgcagagaagaattggagaaataccccaaatataggtgtgccaagcttgtagcttcctacccaagaagacttgaggctgtaattgctgccaagggtgcctcaaccaagtactgagtaaaaggtgtgaatacttatgtacatgcaatatttcagttttttatttttaataaatttgtgaaaatttctacaaaacctttttcactttgtcatggggtattgtatgtagattgatgagagaaaaaaaggaatttaatccattttggaataaggctgtaacataacaaaatgtggggaaagtgaaggggtgtaaatactttccggatgcactgtacatgccCGCCTGTCGCcccatggctgctgggataggctccagcatccccacgaccctgagcaggataagcggtttggataatggatggatggatggatgtagttaACTACTCCCCAGCACTGCAGTTATGTTACTTTTCTAATTCTTAGAATAAAAAAAGACTTAATTTACTACGTCTGTCTGTATTGATCTGAGCATATTAAATAGAATTATTTATTTAAGCATATAGCACTGGCCTTCATCACGTGATTATATATTATTACACTcgcatttttttttccaacttcGGGTAGCTTTTTTTCACCACACATGTTTGCGTCCCTGTCTCCTATTTATGGTCCTATATTACCAATAAGGGATATAGCGATCACAATTGTTGTTGCACTATACAGCTCATTCGCCTTTTGCCAAAATCTGCCATTTAATAAACTTATACTCATTTCACACTGAATTAACATACTTGGTGAGCATGCGCTTGATGTGAAAGGGTTCTTGGCTCAAAATCCTAGGAAAGCCCTTCTGGGAACGGCACATGACTTTCTAGACACTGGCACAGCACTGAGTCTGTGTGAAAGGGTCTCAGAATTCCAGCTTTCACACATTTTGATGCATTGTGTTTGACATGTTGGCGAAACACAACCAGTGAACAAGGTGTATCTGGGTGCTAGATATGCATATGCAAAGATGACACCTTTTGTTTTTTAGTGACTATATATTCCATCCTATTCCCCAGCACTGTAAAGCTGACGTAATAGCAATGGAGAAAAAAGCAACTGCATGTTGAGCAGATACAACACTGAAAAAATGGCGGGTTAAATAGATTGACGATTTGTCACTAATTTTCATAAATTGTCAGTAGCTACataagttgttttttgttttgtttttttttggggggggggttgctgttgGTGTTACATCAGCTCCACGCTGCAACTACTGTGCAATCGAATGGGGAGGACTGGTTAGTAGGATGCGAGGTTACTGTCTATCTGAAATGCAGTCTTCCATTTTCATTGGTTGTATGTTTAACTTGATCTGTCATATACAACATGTGGAAGGTGTGAATGCTGGGATTTGTTTGTGATCCTTTAACACTGACATGAATCTAGAAGAATGCCATGCTAATGCCTAGGAATATTACTGTACAAAACCCAGGACCTATAGAAATTGGACTCTTTATAAAATGGACTCTTTCACACCAAAATTGTTTCCATTAAAAACTTGGGATTTTAATTCAGTGTGGGAGGGGTAGTGGATAAGAGAATGAATGCCAGATATTGCTTACTGAAGTCTGAATGCATAAAAATTTAGCAGCTTAAAATGAAACATTatattcaaggctcagcgttttcggtttttaccaattttcaccgaaaaatacccagatttttaaaccgattttcacctggattttgtTTCCGCGTATCCAAAAGTTCCTTTTCGtgcgaggttatgtaacagtgtcctcttgtggcgaaattcggcatgctggatggctttgaaaaaataaaaaccaaaaacgctgagccttgattatATTGTATATCAGCTGGACATATTTTGTTTACAAGCTGGGTTTTGTTGAATTGGTGCAAACCTTTTGCAAACTTTGCCTCTTCTCTCAGCTACAAATGCATCAACACAAACAATGGTGTACTCTCTTTCCATCAGGTCTCAGCAGGCACAGTGAAATTAGTGAAATTATAATTACCATGGTAGGACAAAGAACAGATCTACAATATTGTGTATAAGAATTTCTGTATGACTGGAAAAAGGTTGTGTTAATTCAGGGTTTTGACTTTCTAGGTTTGAAATTAATGGTACAGGCTGAAAGGTACTGAAAGAAAAGGTGAAACAGTTTTATCTTATGATGCAGGGAAAAATGGAAGAAAAATATCTATTACAAACATAGGGAAACATTATTATGATGAGAATATTTGTCAAAGTAGCAGTGACACTGATGATGACGATCAATGTACTGTCCTAACTTTTACACATTTTCAGGGTGGAGTGCTATCTCTGCTGGGTTCTCTGGGGATGATGTTCTGGCTGGCAATGACACCACACAACTCtgagacagagaagaagagatTGGCCATCCTTGCAGGATTTGCTTTCTTAACAGGTAAAATTATTCATTTCCAGGTAGGACAACAATAGCACTGTACACACATgtttattcgtgtgtgtgtgtgtgtgttcctgtgtgcgtgcatgcatgtgcacacaagcagTTTATAGACTGGTATTATTCAGAATTTGAAGTTTACTTAGTATTTGTATATATCTTGTATATAAATATTTTCAATCCCAAAAATCCCACGTATTTTTAATACTCTGAATGTTATCATGGAAACCagacttccattgtttttatAAACAAATGGGTCCCAAATGGGATTCAATTATTTGCATACCTTAGTATCCTTATGCATGCAAGTATTGCCCCTGTCATAATATATTAAAGATTTGCTCCAAGGAAATTGTTGTCATTAACAAACTCAAATACCTTAGCTACACTGAATATTAGGAGAATATTTGTGAGCATGTATATGTAGCCATAGCGTCTCAAGCTAAGGTCATATCAGCTTGTCTAAATGAGCTCTCTCTACTTTTTTCTCTCTTCCAGGTGTTGGGCTTGGTCCTGCACTGGACTTTGTCATTGCCATTAATCCAAGGTATGTGAGTCGTTGGTTAGTTGTGAATGTATGCCAAACAGCCTCTGCACGTGAGCAGTTAACTGGCTAAATGAAAATTGTATGATTTATAATTTCCACATGCATAGGCCAGAAAATGAACATTCACATACAGCAATGAGGCTAGCAGATCACAAATGGGCATGGACTGTAGGCCTGGCTGTTTACatgcctttttttttattattattattatgtcccTGCCTTTGTCTTGGTaaaatttctagttttccccaaAACGAGTTGTTTTATGTTTAGTGCAGCTGTTTGATATGTAACAAACAGTTTTAATAGAAGAATAGTGAATCGAGACTATAAAACCAATTAAATATTGATAGTCAACAGAATTTGTTTGCTTATTTTTTGGGATAACTACAACATTAATTGTAATAACTATCATCAATCAATAGGTCTGGTGATTTAATGGAGGTTACACAGCAAGTTATTTTTATTCATCGCCTTTATTATAGATATTTGTGCACTTTTTGTTGCATCTCAAGTTTGTTGCTACTTTGATGATAAAATTTATTTTTCTCAACAATATAATCACCTGGGCAGCAGGTTATTACATACCTTACTGGCCGGCTGTCTGTGCTCTGAGCTCTGATTAACAGTGTCCCCCCGCTAATTCTCTCTGCAGCATCATTGTAACAGCTTTCCTGGGAACCTCCATGATTTTCATCTGCTTCACTCTCAGCGCCCTCTATGCCAAACGCAGGAGCTATCTCTTCCTGGGAGGTACAGGATCAGAGCAAGAACTCTGTATATTAACTTGGTCCCACTGTTTCTTGAAACAGCTGGGTCAAAGACACATTTGCCTCATCGATAGCTCTTATAGAATCCCAGTTTCATTTACTTCAAACTGTCTTGCAAATGACTGTGAAGTTAGTAGATGGTAGTCAGTGTGTTTGGGAGTAGTtgccttgattttttttctctttttttaaagtaCAGCAACAGAATAGCCATAGAATGCTTTAAAAAACATTTTGAAAGTGTGGCTAAatttcaaaaataataataatattgaggCATAAGTTCTCCCAACATTAATAACTTGCAAAGGTAACAATGTTTGAAATGGGATTAAGAGAACCCAGGCACTGCAAGTTAGATTGAGGACATTCTGTCTAGAGTCTCCTTGAATACCCATACTATTTGAATGACCTAATTCGTGCCTTAAATTTCTACCTTTTAAAAATGACTCTTTTGCCAATGTTAGTCTTAACTTCTCTAGTTTGCCACACTACTGTAGTACACATTTAATTGGGTAATGGAATTATGAATTACAAAATAATGAAATGTTATGGAATAAACCGTTTTTATTTATCATTTGGGATTGATAACAGAACATCAATTTCAGTCATTTCTTTCTGATTGTAAAATCCTCTCGGTGTATATTTTCCTTACAGTCTGTTTTATTTGAGGTACTATTAAGGTAATAATTGTATATTACTGCAGAATTCACATGGAATTGTTTGAAGTATCATTTGGACAGAATTGACATCCCATCATTTGAAAGCCCTAGTTTTGATTCATGGCCTGATATAAAGGCTTTTTTTAACAATCCGAGATTTTATATTCTGTCCTATTTTTAAGCTACCCACAAAAGTCGAAACACAAATGACTTTAGATTATCCCATTTATTTCTGTCACACGTATGTTTGTATCACATAAGCAATTGAACATAAAGGTCCCATTGTGTGCTCAAGTAGACCAGCTTTAGTGTATGTGGTATTGAATGTTACGGTCTATTTATCTTATCTGTTCAAAAAAGTATTAAATGCACCCTTgcttaaattaatttaaaaaactttttttttatcctcCACAGGCACGCTTATGTCTGGCCTTTCCGTATTGTTCCTGATGTCCGTGATGAACATGTTCTTTGGATCTGTGATGCTTTTCAAGGTACCTAAACTGAGCGCCACTTGAATTTTTGGGGACATATCAGACTTTGTAATAACATTGAATTGTCCCTGTATAAACTGGGATGGCCTTGACAAATATTCTTTTCTGTTCCATCCAAACAGGCACACATGTACCTTGGGCTGATCTGTATGTGTGGATTCGTCTTGTTTGACACCCAGCTCATCATTGAGAAAGCAGAGAATGGAGACAAGGATTATATCTGGTGAGTACTTGCATCAAAACACCATgccaaatagtttttttttttccttctagtGTGCATAGAATGAAGTACAGAAAAAGCACAAACAAATAATGTTAGGTGCAATTGGTCGAATTAGTCTTTGGTTAAAATTTTATGAGTTGTGTTGGCATAcaagtagtgtagcagtctattctgttgcctaccaacacggggatcccggttcgaatcaccCTGttgcccccagcttggtcgggcgttcctacaggcacagttggccttgtttgcggttgggaagctggatgtgtgtgtggaagcaggctatgtgtcctggttgctgcactagtgcctcctctggtaggtcggggcgcctgttaggggggagggggaactggggggaatagcatggtcctcccacacgctacgtccccctggcgaaactcctcactgtcaggtgaaaaaaagtggctgaagactccacatgtatcagatgaagcatgtggtagtctgcagcccttgccagattggcagagggggtggagcagcgaccgtgaagGCTTGGATGAGtgaagtaattggccggatacagttgaggagaaagggggggttaaaaaaaaaacccaaaaaatcaCTGAGTTGTACAGACTGGATCAATCAAATCTTGAGAATATTgaagggtgattttttttttggtaatgaTTGTTAAAATGCATATTGTCATCTGAGAATAATCTAATGTTTTCTGTCTTAAAAGGCACTGTGTGGATCTGTTCCTTGATTTTGTCACCATCTTCAGGAAACTGATGGTCATCCTTGCCATGAATGAGAAGGTAGACTTTTTCTACTTAGCTTTTCTTTCAAAATTAATGCCTTTCATATTCAGATTTTAATGCCTCAATAGTGTTTACTTATTCTTCAGATGGTATTCTCTTTAGATAAGTAGAATAAAAACATTCTCTTAACCTTTTTCAGgacaagaagaaagaaaagaaatagagcACAAGTGCTTATGGAGTTTGAAATTAAAAACAATTTGTGAGACAAGGCACAATTCGCAATGCTGTTGGTGCTTTCACTTTGTCTTTATTTCTTGAATTAACTCCTCTGTGGTCTTATATTAATTAAATTTATTTGATCTTTAATTTACAATAAGGGTTGAATGTAAGTCTTGGCTGCGAATGGGGGGGGAATAGACTAATGCTGCAGTGACTATGCTTGGCCTATAGAGGGGAGCATTGCCCTATGAAGGCTCCCAGAAGCTGAGCAGCATTTACAGGTTTTCATATTTAGTGCCATAAATAACATTACAGTTTATACCTTAGCAAGTCATGTGAGCTTCTGAGACTGACCTTTGTTTTATTTGAAATTTTGTAATTTGATTTATTGATCCACTTTAGTTATCCTCAAATATCTTATTGTCACAAGGTGTCATGTAATGTTCATCATACCCTTTGAGAGATTTTCCTTGTAATTATTTATTCCAACAATATTGTGTTGTTGACCAACATTTTGAGGGGCAAGAATGGTCAATCGACAGAAACCATGAGCACCAACCTGACTCATCTGATGATCTTTGCAAATTCATTCATGCAGACTTAAAGTCACTTGGTGGTCAGGATATTGGAATTGGATGTTGGCTAGCGTATGGGGAAGAGCAATCACCATCTGTCCATATTTTCACCATGGAAAGGCAAAATAGGCCAATAACTGAGATTGCTCTTATGTCAATTTGTGTTTTAAATTGGTCTAAAATGCCTGTGATCTAGAATTTAGTTTTCCAAATGTGATGTTAACATTGCAACTTTTTGAAAGTGTATACTGTGAAGGAATTATTTTATCGATGTACAATTGAAAATCAATGATTTGATACATTTGCTCAAATAAATTTGTTGAACGTCAACTGAACTTTTTCCCCCGTTATCTACACACCTGTAATGGAGTAACTACACTTGAATTTTCCCATTCAGCTCTAACTAAACCCATATGGTGAATTTAAGACACAAGCTAAATCAAAACATTTTAATTAGAAAGTTGAAAAAACGGCAGTTGGTACATATGATCTCTAGTCGCTAAGAAACAGACAGCAACAGATGTTGACATACAAAGATATGAACATAATCTAAGCAAGGAAGCTGCAGTTTTCACAGAAAGATTACAAAAAGATGACAATTGCAAATGATGTACATTTcacttaaaataaataaatagaaatacaTATTCATTGAATAGTGTAGCCATTTCTCTTTTCTATGATATTATTGCTGGTATATATTACCTTTAAACGCATTATGATTTAAAACACAGACGTATTCTGACAACCGCTCTTGGTCGCAAGAGAGAAATGATCTCAGCATGGTCATTAAACTTGTTTATACATTAAAATTGTGATGAATGAGTGTAGCAGTAAGAATCGGAGAtgaacattcttttttttttaacaagctcAATAAGGAAATACAATTTTTCAGTACATTATTTTGA
It encodes:
- the tegt gene encoding probable Bax inhibitor 1, producing MNVFDRNINFDALFKFSQIPYSTQVHLKNVYSSLAVCMFVAAAGSYVHVVTRLFQGGVLSLLGSLGMMFWLAMTPHNSETEKKRLAILAGFAFLTGVGLGPALDFVIAINPSIIVTAFLGTSMIFICFTLSALYAKRRSYLFLGGTLMSGLSVLFLMSVMNMFFGSVMLFKAHMYLGLICMCGFVLFDTQLIIEKAENGDKDYIWHCVDLFLDFVTIFRKLMVILAMNEKDKKKEKK